In the genome of Hevea brasiliensis isolate MT/VB/25A 57/8 chromosome 14, ASM3005281v1, whole genome shotgun sequence, the window tcttttccactaggttcctaatagtccttaggaccgcggcgCCACATTTTAGGATTCAAAATTCGGGTTAagactgatctcgcagtcacttcccgggaaggtcacccattgctgtgactcccggTTCATTTAACCttttgtgttttgtttttcttatttatacttaactatctggcaattactaattattttcattcagagcttatctacgtgtcttagatgtgattctaattcccttaattgtccggaccaacactggtcatcggaatagtaaaatataccaggctatgcaaataggggtgttatagaatTTAAGCAAAGTTTTTCTATGAAAGTTGTcatattttatgcctagttttacctccaattggcctcataccaattgaggtcatacaattagggttatagctcCAAAAGCATACTACCCTTATACAATTCTTCAATTACACAAATAATACATATTCAAAGCCCTAATCCTTAAACTCCCATACTTGAATTCTGGATTTATAATACACAAACATtattcatcacatctcattatgGTCAATTGGAGCAGTAAATACAAATCCTCAATACCCCAAATacaatcctaattcacaaagtcaataTCAACATAAGTTACACATGAAATCACCTAACTAATACATGAAATTTCATCTAGAATTTTTACCATACACCTCCATCAAtcatcaataccataatttaccaatttaattcatgaaattctCAATCTTGTTGGttcttcatggctgccgaatATGAACATATTCTTAAGGtcttcaatatgtttttcaaatcCTCAATTTACATGTTCAATCATACATGTGCACTTGCAATTAAATTCTAACACTTAGATCACattaattaacatcattattcaacAACTATAAACATAAATTAATCCATATCCAAGCTCATCAAGGCTCCCATAATTCAATAATTGTACAAATCTCGTATAATcaattcaaaccctaatccatgATCAAATCTCAAACACCCACATACCATTATATCCTAATTCATATAATTCCCTTTATTGACATTATTACCCATCATTTACCCATAAAAATAAGCCAAACTTCTAGCAttaccatggctgctgaaattaagATTCACCAAAACTCaatcatttcttcaatttttcttaaccattcaacttgtctcaaccttaacacaaagtttaattaaggaaGATAAGAAAacttgcactaaccttattttgaaCTTTGTAAAACCTCactcaaacttcttctttttgctggctatgtgttgcccatgatgtaaggatcatttttcatgaagggagcttgaagaaataatggcttgatcatggaaaaGATGGAGCTCTtacatggtgcggccatggaggtttgggAGAAGGACCATTCGGCCATGGAATTGAAATGAAGAAAATGTGGTTTTCCAAGTGATGAAATCTGTCCCATATGTACttatatagtggtccactaactttaGGTTAATTGATATAATATACTCCACTAAGTATAGtttaatgttataataattaaacttattaatattttaattaatcccCCATAATTCCTTTAATCACATTATGTGTAAAAtctcttattttcatggcattttcaaatttttaatatcacttatttttaatagatATTGAGGTCAAGagtcaactcgaggtgtcaattgatcaaaatgcccctcttcgggttgtacttcgaatttttcggtgctaccgattagGTCCTTGACCcgccaatttctttaattttcattttttgtttatactaatttattaatttttctttgacattttcaatgtcaattacaccttagtagacctttaattcgatctcaaaaatattttccgtggtttctcgcggtccaaggctagtcaacagtcgtcaccgtaactttccggtgcgatcacccatcgctacgggtttggcttgtttaacttagtcatattttatctcatttatttttccttaatttttctcatcacatatttcattattttatacttcctcactgtcaattaaatgtagttccagacattccaacTTTTCGGGATAGACATTAGCCATCGGAACAGTGGAacatacggactacgtaaagtgaggatgttacacttggTCTTCTTTTTCTTCAATTTGGGAGAGTTTGGCTATGGAGGGATGAAAGAAAAATGGGAGAAGAGGGTTTCAATTGGGGCAGTAGAATAGTGAGGTAGATAAGGccaaattttattttatccaATGGTTAAAACAAGTTTTTGTCCAATGGTTCTAATCCCCCTTATACATTCTACCCCAAAACttttttatttactttaatttagtccttatttcttttaatttgccCCTCaaatttttaatgtcattaactTTCATGTTAAAGTTCCAATGTCCATATGATAACTATTACAAcataaatagataaaattttaGGGTAGAATTGAGAATGTTACAGCACGGCAAAAGCTTCGAGATAGGACCGACCCCGCTCTGATTAGACACCGTTTAAAAAAGGCGGTCATCAAACGGTTCAGATCATTTGATGAGATTTTCGGACCTTTTTGATTTAAAAACAATTAgctgataattattaatattttttggccttcatttaggtgcgatcggatcTATGATAGCTCACTGACATTTGAGACCAAGTTTTCAGCATGATTTGATTATCCAACAGCCTGTCCTGGAACATAGTTAATATTATAGTCGATCCCAGTATTTTTAGACGTTTCGGACACTTTTCAAGTAGCAGAATTTACAAAGGTAGTTCCAAACTTAAATTGTGTAATTTTTACCTTGACTAAGCTAGTTgataaatctgtaaaatattcctagcttagaaaaatttagtaaaatgacTTTAATTAATATAAGGACAATATGGAGGATCTcaaagaatatttttataatttttgaagtactgaaaataaatatttagaCTGTAGAGGAGTTAGGAACCCAAGCTAGAACTTGGAGAATTGGACCTAGATTAGGTTTCTTGTAGGCGTTGAATGGGtattataattattgttgtgggcctgaggccCTATGTGTTGTTAATGTTACATTTTCTTACAGGTGGGTTAGGTTTAGTAATGGGGGagactttgtcaaaattttagcaaaatcttaagatttattttgattctatagcttgaattaattatttagttttatcAGTCTTTTGATAGAGGTCAATGTGTATGTTTAGGTGATCAATGCTGGATGTCTTTTCCTTCCAGCCAGACCAGCTATAGTCCAATCGATCAGTCtatgagttggatattgattatttttcaatttcaatattaattatatatctggcatgctcatacattttataaatatttaattatgcacatgtatatttattatattaggaGCATTTTGGTTGCTAcacatttaattattattatttatttgtgattGCCACCTTGAGGATAATTTGAAGCTGTGTAGGTGTGTTGGCGTGAGTGTGGTGtgaatatggatatgggtaggatgggtagtcGCGGCTAGAGCTTGATTTgctaggacccgatccttatatatGAATAAGTTGGGATAAGTACGATTTTGAGTTGATATCGCTAACCCtcgcacttggattattaagcgaaagtcctgctTGAGTTAACCTCACTAAtaggtattggattaagagagttgtataagggatcagctcccatatatatatatactaggtatgtgagtagctccaaattaacttTTTATACGAATATTGGGTGAATTATTTGTTTTATGTGTTGAATGTGTATTTCATGATAGGATTTCATTAGTTTTAGATACTTATAGAAATTCcatctataatcaatatctaaattctctgagtcgaacgctcattcctgtttaaatatttttcacagGTTGCAAAAAGAGCGAGTTTATTTCTTTGAGTTTAACTTACATTTTTCCTCTATAGGTTGTGCTTCTTAGTTTAATAGttcttgtatttatttatttacttatttatttatttaatagttAGAACTCCATTATGACattaagttatatatttatggtattaattaatgaaaaatcatTATGATGTTAAATAGTTATACATGATAGTATCATAGTTGAGCTTGGTTCTTCTAGTTTTAATTTCTGGTGGTTATCAGGTTGGGTTGgctcaaataaaaatataatattttatgttatttataaGTTGGGCCTTAATTTTGACCATGATTATTGGTTTAGGAATAGGGAAAGCATGATTAATCCATGGATGAGTATGTCCTTTGTCATCATGTGTATTGTACTTTTCGTGGTATGCACCTTTTCAAAAAAAACTAACTCCACTTGCTTCTTTAATAAGTCAATGGCAGTTTGACTATCACAACTTAGATGGAGAACttgtcatatattttttttttctttttttattgttCTATAAatcttaatatattaaaattaatgttttggtaatatgaataaatttattattataaaaatttcattgtaaatatttttattgtaaaatattatcatttaaatatttaattaaaatttttaaattatttcagAAAGTTATTTATACATTAACATTTAAgtaaatttatgttaattattatttataaaatatatcagactattaattattattattattattttagagaaattattaattttataatatgttTAATATTATATCGATTTAAACCTTTAATCTTATCGGTTCATTAATCAGATCGGATTTAAAAACATTGAATTCTACCATTAACTATTAACTATTGCAATCACAATACTTCTTTAGTAACTTTTGTTATTGCCATATACTTCATCTCTTTTGCAAATAAGGCAATTTCACTTCTAACTGATGGAATTGCATGCTAGCGTAAATTCATAACCCAtgctagactttctatcatcagtCTCCTCCATAATTTGCATGTACGCATCCAATAAGAGAAACAAAAGCCAAAATAAATCTCATAATCAATCATATTTTTCAAGCACATGGCTCAGCCTTTTGTTGCACCCATATATGTTGGGCCCTATATTGGAATGGACATATTTCAGCACATCCTTGCTCCTATGTAAGGATATTTTGGACTCCGACTATTTTTCAGTCAAGCATGAAGAAGAAGACACATATTCTACAATATAATGAgtcttaattattttaaaatgtttTATATATTATGCTAAGATATTGCAAGTTGATTGCATATTTAATTAGAAGCACAAGAAAAGGCAAGAATTAGTAAATAACAATGCAAGTTTGGTATATTTTCCTTTGAAAGAGAGATGATAGAGAAGAAAAAGCAGAAATGCAATGAGGATTCCTTAATGGAGAGGCTTAAGAAGATACCTAACCTTCCCTACCAATAAGACTCCAAGAACCTAATGTTTCTACCCATTAATTCACCTAATGTTCTCTCTACTCCTGCTAGATTATTGCCAATTATGATGCAATCCGATAAGCACCCAAAAGATCACGAACCCGAACCAACCCACCCTTTGCGGTGGTGCGCCACCTTCATTTTCTCAGTCCTAGCCGTAGGAGTAATCATCGCCGGCGTAGTAGTGTTCCTGGGGTACTTAGTATATCACCCAACAATTCCAATCATTAGTGTGGTGGACGCTCACCTGAACCTCTTCCAATACGACTTAGCTGGTGTTCTCGTAACACAAGTAATGATCGTCGTAAGGACAGAAAACGACAACACCAGAGCTCATGCTAGCCTGTCTGACATGAAGCTGACGTTGATTTTTGATGGGATAGAGATAGCAAAACTGGTGGCTGAACCCTACGAGGTGAGCAAGAACAGCTCCGTGGATTTTAACTTCGTAGCTACTTCAGACTCAATACCATTGAATCAAGAGCAAATGAAGGATGTGGATGCGTACTTGAATGAAGATGAAATTAGATTTGATCTGAAAGGGAATGTGAGAGCTAGGTGGAGAGTTGGGATTCTTGGGTCTATTAAGTTTCGTTGCCATTTGGAATGTCAGCTCAGGTTTCATAAATCCAGTGGAGACTATATACCTCGTCGATGCACCTCGAAGGCTAAATGATGAAGatgatcattaattaattaattaattaatctcctttttttttcctcaattatttttcttttgatcTGCACAGTTTGTGTATATTAATGGTTACTTTTCTCCTTTCTGTGCATATAATCTGTTCCTcccaaaattaaatatcagggacttctcttttctatttttaattattttttaaagaataTAATCAGATATAGTGAATAAGAATATATACTAAGCagatattttcttaaaaaaaatttctttattGAAAATCAATATTTATGATAgtctttctaaaaatttttctttcctaaaaatgaatatttatgttagattttttaaaaaatagtgaTGACTTTTAAGTGCATATTTAGTATTATATTTGGAggattgaaaatattttttttaataaaatagtattattttagatattattaaaaaaataattaaaaaatttattttattatttaagtgtttttataattaaaatttattaaatttaatttttaattattttttaatacttttcaattaatatatttaaaaaaataattttttcaacattaattttaataataatatcaaatagaTCTCTAAGCATACCGATTTCACATTTAAATCAAAAGTGATActagtttaaataaaaatttttcaataaaaataattttaaaatttaaatatttatttctacaggtaaaatttatctgagattaattttatgtaattaatcTGACCACGATAGTGatgacttcttttttttttttttaaataactatATTTTTGTTTTTAAATTCAATTACCTACTAACTAATTGTTGCTTTGCAGAGTCTTTAAGTTACTTTTGAGCATAAGTGTTGAGTGGCGTGGGCCCATTAGACCCTTTCCATTGTTTAAtatcaaatatttttaatttaattttaattaaaattaaaaattaaaatttcataattttaaaattaaaatttattaataataaaatattaaaatggtaaattttaatttaatattataattttttaaacgcgaattattattaaataaaattaaataaaacaaacaaattattttttgttatatttAATGGGCCAGTAGTAAATTGCACACTTGCATGCGTTAAGGGGCTATCGATGTAATTTTGGAGAAAAGAAGAGCAAATAGGGTATTTTCGGAATTTCGCTCGGCAATAAACGCCTCTTCAATGGATATTTGAGCTGAGAAAACAGAAATTCGTAGAACAgaatcagaattcaagaagaggaTTAATCGCTCGTCTTCTCTCCAATATCATATCGAACAATTTCATACCATATAGAAAGATGGTAATTTATAGTCTAGTTTCTATCTAATTATGATTTGTTTTTGTTGATTTCGAAGTCTTTATCTTTTCCGATTTGATCGAAATTAGTCTGTGCTATGTCTCTAAATAGGTGTGCATATTTTGCTTAATACCTCTGTTCTTGGTCCCCATCGTCAACATATTGCCTCTGCTCTTCTATTATATCATGGTAAGTTTAGGGATTTCTGTTTCTCCtccaaattcaatttcaattttttttcctcTAAATAAAGTCCAATTTCTTATTGTTATGCAAATTTTAATTCAGGGAAAAGTTTATCGGCTTTTTGGATGGGAATACAGAAAACCAGAGCGGGCACCTCCGGCTTGTCCTTACAAGCCCTTGCCCAAAAAAGATAGCCCCGGCAAAGTAAGTGAAACTTTGTTTGTGATTTTGGGGTTAATTTGATTCATGATCACTGAATTagggaattttatttttttccctcCAGCAAAATCTCTCAGCTTTGATTTTTGTTTCTAGAGATTTAGCCCTCCATTTTTTACTGccacttgtgtgtgtgtgtgtgtgtgtgagagagagagagatattaTGTTCTACAGCTTGcttcaaaaaagaaaaaatatacaaGACAATTTTTATTGAGACTAAAATTAGAGTAGAGTGATTTTAATGTtacaatttgaagttttgtaatTGTGTTGAAATTAATGATTGGTTCAATGATGATAGAATAAATCAAGCTGTGATTTCCATGAAAGAACTTTTGTAGGTTTTATGTAGTGTGATGTGGTGGCTAATCTATGTATGCATTGTATCAATTGTGTTTAATTGGTTttaaaatggattttttttttctgtctttTACAATTTTGGAACAACTGAATTCTATGCATTTTATGTAATTCATTTGCTATTTCGTATTTGTAATTTGGAATTTAAACATGTTAATTTATGCAACATCAGTTCCATAGAAGTAAGTGCACCCTTAAACTTTGATTTCAAAATTGTTGGctattgaaaatttgaagttgcAAAATGAAACAGCataatacttttaaattttagtgCTTTTGCAATGGGTCCTACGCTATTTCACCATAAAAGTCCACTTTAGATGATTGTATGATGCATTTTAAGATATTATCTTTCTGATCAAAAAGTGGAGAAAATTATTTGTTGCATTATGTTACAATCATGGTAATTTCATTTCTGCTTGCATTTCCTTCACAGCTATTTTAGCTTTAGGCCAATCAGGGCGTGTGTTTTTTTGTTTTCCTTGTTGTTTTAGGTGTTTTTGCTGCATTTAGTAGCAAATGAAATTGGGTCTCTTGTTTTAGCAGGTTGAGGCAGAAGGTGAACCTGGTGTACAGGAGCCTGTTTCAGGATCTGCTGAAGTAGCAGATGGCAAACTGGACTGAAAATTAAAGAGTATTGCTTGTGCGTGAAAGTCAAATTTCAAAAGGTCCTGAGGTTTTTTAACATAAAGCTTCTTGAGTTATTGTTCAGGGTAAAGGAAACTCGTACCATAATATGCCTCTCGCTCTTTCTCTCTAGCTTATGTTTTGTAATTGAAGGTACAATAATTTCAGGAGTTGTTGAAATAGAGAGCATTCTCTTTTTTAGTTTCTTCTCTAGCCAGCAAAATTTAATCTGCAAGTCTTTTCCCCCCACCCCACCCCAAACCCCATTTTATTCAGCCCATCATCGAGTATAAAACCTTCATGCTTCTTTGTTTTCATCATCTAGTAATAATAGTACTTGAGAAAAGGGTGAGATAGAAGAGAGAATTTTATAGGGTTTTAATTATCACAATAGAACCATTTGAGATTGATATAGCAGCCTTTTGGCCTTTTCTTGTTTAAATTGTTTAATGATGAGATTTGAGTGAGCATCCTATGAAAAAAGTGTGATGTCTAATTAAAAGTGTATTTTTAGTATTACAGAAATAAGTAAAAATACAAGTAttgttgaaattaaaataaataaaatactaaaaGTTGTAAGATACTTTTGTCTTAGCTTAtaagtttaaaaataaatttacgtGATTGTTTATAATATTGTTTTGGCCCATAAGCTTAGTTTATAagctaaacaaaaaaaaaaaaaaaatataggggAGATCAGCTTTTAATTTTGATGTTTATAAGTTtgtatttataagttaatttgacaaaatattttactatgatatttttatttaatttttaaaattaaaatacaatccatttgaattttttttttgtcattttaataataatgtgTTTAGAAGTTATTTTTATCAAACACTCTGCTGCTTATAGTCACTAatgataaatattttaattagtgataaatattttaattatgtacGTAATTGCTTAAAATTTTAAGGGTTTAAAAACTCAAATTAGCTTATGAGCATTATGAAAATTAGCTTATGAGAATTAtgtatttataagttaattttcataaattaagttAAGTAACCTtttaaaataatttgtaaattgatttaaaatttatttttatagcaATTTGATATATGTATTGAACTAATCTGCAACTTAGAAAGATTCTATTCAAtctaaaaaataaaatctaaagtaCTGAATCAGAAGATTCAGAAGATTCTTCTAATACGGAAGAACAAATTAACTCTCTAGAAGCCATGTTCAAACAACCTGACCCTCTTGAAGTTAACAGAATTGTTTACCCTAAACCTAGGGCAACAATAAAAATGAAGCCTTATTATTCTAGGCCTTCGCCAATAAATCTACAATTTGAAGATCCAGGATTCAACTATGTATAATACGATGGAACTTCAATCgtagaatggaacatagatggattATCTGAATATCAAGTTAAAAATGTTATCCATTATATGACCATGTATGCTTTAGCCGCAAAGACTAAAGGAAACAATGATAGGCAAATAGCGCATGCTATTGTTTCAGATTCTtcgccaacttaaaggttggtgGGATTTTTCCTTATCAGACGAAGGAAAAAGGCAAATATACGATGCTGTTAAAACAGAACAACGTACTGATGGTCCAACTCAAATTCCAGATTGTATAAATACCCTTTTATACACCATAGGGTTACATTTTATAGGATCCATGAGTTTGTACCTAGATAGATCTCAGGAACAACTAATGAATTTAAGATGTCCTGATCTTTCTCATTTTAAATGGTATAAAGATACCTtcttttcccttatatttatgAGGGAAGATAATCAATATGATTTCTGGAAAGAAAAATTTCTTTCTGGATTACCCTCGTTATTTTCTGAACGAGTCAAAAAACAAATAAGGGATAAAAATAACGGTGCCCTACCATACAGTCACTACACCTTTGGCGAATTAGCCTGCAGTAGTTCTTGCAGGAGTAACATTGTGCAGCAATTAAGACTTGGCGCGATTACACAAAGAAAGGATCACGGGTAAAAAATTACTCGGCGATTTCTGTGAACAATACGGTTTACCACCAGTAACTTTTCCTAATAAAGGCAAAGTTAAAAAACTGGGGAGAGGAAGTAAGAGACAGTTTAAAAAACACAGAACCTTTTACCCTCAGAAAGAAAAAAGACTTAAAAGACCAGTCAAAAAGAAATCTGTTACAACTTCTAAACAGAAGAAAAAGGAGACTAATGTAGTCTGCTACAAATGTGGCAAAACTGGACATTACGCTAATAAGTGTAGAGTCAAACAGCAAATACAAGCTTTAGCAATTGATGAAAATCTTAAAGattcattaattaaaatactcttaAATGAGTCAGAACCAGAGGATTTAGAAGTTAACGTCTTAGATTATACTTCTGAAGAATCCTCAACAGAATCTGATAAAAAATCAGATTGCAATGGAAAATGTGATTATTATAAATCACTTTGTACCTTAAATGGTTTATGTGTCTTAACAAAAGAACAAAACCTGATGTTAGACCTTATAGATAAAATAGAAAATcaggaagaaaaaagagaaaaattagaagaatatttaaatatgtgtaaggataaaagtcctttagaaaagaaaatggaagaaagagaAAATCCATATGACCTTAAAGAAATTATGGAAAGAATAAAAAGAGCTAAAATGCCAAGAGAACCAACTCTAAAAGAGTTAAGGCAAGAAATAAATTCAGTAAAATCTGAAATACAATCTTTAAAAGAAAGGTTAGTTTTACTAGAAGTAAAACAAGAATCTCCATTAATAATGGAATTGGCAgaacaagaagaagaaaaggaacctGTAGAAGTAAACAGTGTTCAGTATGTCAATAGGATAGATAGAGTTATAACTCACAAATGGCATACTAAGGTCACGATAATTGTTCAGAAAGAGTACTTATTTAGTACCATTGCCCTAATAGATTCAGGAGCAGATTTATGTTGTATTGATGAAGGACTTGTACCTTCAAAGTACTTCTCTAAAACAGTAGAAGAACTACATACAGCAGACAGTTCTAAAATGGATATTAAATCCAAATTATCTGATACGGTAGTTTGTAATCAGGGAATATGTTTTGAAATGCCATTCATAATGGAAAAAGGATTATCTCATCCAGTAATCTTGGGAAACCCTTCCTTCATATGTTATACCCTATTAAGTCAATTACTGAAAAGGGGATAACTACTGAAATAGATGGGagagaaattatttttaaatttatctcCTTGCCAGTAGAAAAGGAAATTGATGTGCTTAAAGGTGAcatcaaaagaaaagaaaaatttatttattatcttAAAAGAGAAATAGATTATAAAACAGTTCAAAAAAAGGTTAATGAACCTTtgatacaagaaaaaataaaacagcTTCACAATGAGATGACTAATAGCATCTGTGCAGAAATACCCAATGCCTTTTGGACTAGAAAAAGCCATGTGGTTAATTTACCATATGAACCTGATTTTTCTGAAAAAATGATTCCTACTAAAGCCCGGCCCATTGCCATGGGGCCAAGACATTTGGAGATCTGTAAAAGGGAAATTGCTGACCTCGAGTCAAAAGGGCTAATTAGAAAAAGTCAAAGCCCATGGAGTTGTCCAGCGTTTTATGTTAAAAATGCTGCTGAACTAGAAAGAGGAGTGTCAAGATTGGTTATCAATTATAAGCCTTTAAACAAGGCTTTGAGATGGATTAGATACCCATTGCCTAATAAAAGAGATCTGTTAAACAGACTATTTGAGGCCCAAATCTTTTCAAAATTCGATATGAAGTCTGGATATTGGCAAATCCAGATAGCAGAAACAGACAGGTATAAAACTGCCTTTACTGTACCATTTGGCCATTACGAATGGAACGTAATGCCCTTTGGGCTTAAAAATGCCCCATCCGAATTTCAAAAAATAATGAATGAAATATTTAATGCTTATTTAGCATTTTCAATTGTTTACATTGATGATGTCCTTATTTTCTCCAGGACAATTGATCAACATTTTAAACACTTAAATGTGTTCATGAAAATTGTCAAAAAAAATGGCCTGGTAGTCTTAGCCAGAAATATTAAACTCTTTCAGACTTAAGTTAGATTTTTAGATCACAACATTGAAAAAGGATCAATTATTCCTATTGATCGAGCCATAGAATTTGCAAGTAAATTTCctgatgaaataaa includes:
- the LOC131173164 gene encoding NDR1/HIN1-like protein 12 — protein: MFLPINSPNVLSTPARLLPIMMQSDKHPKDHEPEPTHPLRWCATFIFSVLAVGVIIAGVVVFLGYLVYHPTIPIISVVDAHLNLFQYDLAGVLVTQVMIVVRTENDNTRAHASLSDMKLTLIFDGIEIAKLVAEPYEVSKNSSVDFNFVATSDSIPLNQEQMKDVDAYLNEDEIRFDLKGNVRARWRVGILGSIKFRCHLECQLRFHKSSGDYIPRRCTSKAK
- the LOC110642025 gene encoding uncharacterized protein LOC110642025 isoform X2 is translated as MVCIFCLIPLFLVPIVNILPLLFYYIMGKVYRLFGWEYRKPERAPPACPYKPLPKKDSPGKVEAEGEPGVQEPVSGSAEVADGKLD
- the LOC110642025 gene encoding uncharacterized protein LOC110642025 isoform X1; translated protein: MVCIFCLIPLFLVPIVNILPLLFYYIMGKVYRLFGWEYRKPERAPPACPYKPLPKKDSPGKQVEAEGEPGVQEPVSGSAEVADGKLD